In Saccharicrinis fermentans DSM 9555 = JCM 21142, a genomic segment contains:
- a CDS encoding glycyl-radical enzyme activating protein — translation MYQNQSIEMGIITHIQRMSIHDGPGIRSTIFLKGCNMRCKWCHNPETFSSKCELEWVSDKCTNCQACISECKTGALKVVNNKIAFDKSKCNNCFACIEVCYSEALHQIGRTVSSEELYKEIAIDIPYFEESGGGITLSGGEPLFQFDFVKEILVHLKQKGIHTAMETNLSYRWDLYKELLPNLDYVMADFKLFYSDIHKIWTGLKNSRIIENIIHLDQTGIPYELRTPVIPGVNDSHEMIEKMAQFVSSLNNAKSYTLLPYHPLGATKYKNLGINNPMEGVKEIPKSNFKELELVKNRIVNV, via the coding sequence ATGTATCAAAATCAAAGTATTGAGATGGGAATAATTACTCATATACAGAGGATGTCAATTCATGATGGTCCTGGAATTCGATCAACAATTTTTTTAAAGGGTTGCAATATGCGATGTAAGTGGTGCCATAATCCAGAAACGTTTAGTTCGAAGTGTGAGCTAGAGTGGGTATCGGATAAGTGCACTAACTGTCAGGCATGCATCAGTGAGTGTAAAACAGGAGCATTAAAGGTTGTTAACAACAAAATTGCTTTTGATAAATCAAAATGTAACAATTGTTTTGCTTGCATAGAAGTGTGTTATTCAGAAGCTCTACATCAAATTGGTAGAACGGTTTCCTCTGAAGAATTATATAAGGAAATAGCAATTGACATTCCATATTTTGAGGAGTCAGGAGGAGGAATTACGCTATCTGGAGGAGAACCACTGTTCCAATTTGATTTTGTAAAAGAAATATTGGTTCATTTAAAACAAAAAGGTATCCACACTGCTATGGAAACAAACCTCAGTTATAGATGGGATTTATATAAAGAACTCCTTCCTAATCTCGATTATGTAATGGCAGATTTTAAATTATTTTATTCCGATATTCATAAGATATGGACCGGACTCAAGAATTCAAGGATTATAGAAAATATTATTCATTTAGATCAAACAGGAATACCCTATGAATTAAGAACTCCTGTCATTCCTGGGGTAAATGACTCACATGAAATGATTGAAAAGATGGCTCAGTTTGTATCCTCCCTAAATAATGCAAAATCCTACACCTTACTTCCTTATCATCCTTTAGGAGCAACAAAATATAAAAACTTGGGGATTAATAACCCAATGGAAGGCGTAAAAGAAATACCCAAAAGCAATTTTAAAGAGCTTGAATTAGTTAAAAACAGAATAGTTAATGTATAA
- a CDS encoding helix-turn-helix domain-containing protein — MNNTCIQLCLDNFISSTEVFHLARTTITSAHDLRKHYHDYHEIFWVKEGHGFHLINGREIEIQPGSFWMIRPEDEHTFRMHPREKGLVITNIAFQNQELIRFKERYFSDSSSFFWAKSELPFYCTLEKNQLNDLTIVVDKFMVSERKYLQFDHIMLHIFEMLLIKGNVNNIPQWLSYALKVFNTPVHFNSGVAGFVSLTGKSSDHVNRVIKSCLNQTVTETINNIRLEFASRQLVYTNTPIKIISSECGFSSVSYFHRLFKSKFGITPLEYREKNYKVF; from the coding sequence ATGAATAATACGTGCATTCAATTGTGTTTAGATAATTTTATTAGTTCAACAGAGGTATTTCATTTAGCTCGGACAACCATCACATCTGCACATGATTTAAGAAAACACTATCATGATTATCATGAGATATTTTGGGTAAAGGAAGGTCATGGATTTCATTTGATTAACGGAAGGGAGATTGAGATACAGCCGGGTTCATTCTGGATGATTAGACCTGAAGATGAGCATACTTTTAGAATGCATCCAAGAGAAAAAGGTCTTGTGATCACAAATATTGCTTTTCAAAATCAGGAGCTTATCCGTTTCAAGGAGCGTTATTTCAGTGATAGTTCATCCTTTTTCTGGGCGAAATCAGAATTGCCTTTTTATTGTACATTAGAAAAAAATCAATTAAATGACCTAACAATTGTAGTAGATAAGTTTATGGTTAGTGAAAGAAAATACCTTCAGTTTGACCATATAATGTTGCATATATTTGAAATGTTGCTAATTAAAGGTAATGTAAATAATATACCCCAATGGCTTTCATATGCTTTAAAAGTATTTAATACACCTGTTCACTTTAATTCCGGAGTTGCAGGCTTTGTTTCTTTAACTGGAAAATCTTCTGATCATGTCAATCGTGTTATAAAATCGTGTTTAAATCAAACTGTTACAGAAACCATAAATAATATCCGACTAGAATTTGCATCCCGCCAACTAGTATATACAAATACTCCCATTAAAATCATTTCTTCAGAATGTGGATTTTCTTCAGTTAGCTATTTTCACAGGTTATTTAAATCGAAATTTGGCATAACACCATTAGAATACAGAGAAAAAAACTACAAAGTATTTTAG